The Roseimicrobium gellanilyticum genome contains a region encoding:
- a CDS encoding glycosyltransferase family 2 protein: MPVADSPLPGVTVVIPVYNYARYLAEAIQSALAQDYAGAVEVLAIDDGSTDESPAVLAGFGAAISSHRKANAGLSAARNTGMELARHDLVVFLDADDLLETSCLQMLVQAWQKEEVKPAVIGSRGRMIDADGAFTSELAADLDGRVEKLDIADFVLRNRFAPIVLADRRILLGLDGFDPKLAASEDRDMWIRAATSAPVLLVHGALHRKRDHGSNMSRHAERQTSCILRVLEKARQHPDIHLTSQIWAEAEAVCLFQSARMYLAAGERKTAISQCLRSMGRAWWLASAGNVGYPTGFRIRFLLLELGRLIGIGRSPAANRPEGSAGNWTPMNLKTR; the protein is encoded by the coding sequence ATGCCAGTGGCTGACAGTCCATTGCCCGGGGTGACCGTGGTGATACCGGTCTACAACTACGCCAGATACCTGGCGGAGGCGATTCAGTCAGCCCTGGCTCAGGACTATGCCGGGGCAGTGGAAGTGCTGGCAATTGATGACGGTTCCACCGATGAAAGTCCGGCAGTGCTCGCAGGATTCGGAGCGGCTATTTCCAGTCATCGGAAAGCGAATGCTGGTCTCTCCGCCGCACGCAATACCGGCATGGAACTCGCCAGGCACGACCTGGTCGTTTTCCTTGATGCGGACGATCTTCTGGAGACCTCGTGCCTCCAGATGCTGGTGCAGGCCTGGCAAAAGGAGGAGGTGAAGCCCGCGGTGATCGGCTCTCGTGGCCGCATGATCGATGCGGATGGTGCTTTCACTTCGGAGCTCGCTGCCGATCTCGATGGGCGTGTGGAGAAGCTCGACATCGCGGACTTCGTGTTGCGCAATCGTTTTGCTCCCATCGTGCTGGCGGATCGTCGCATTTTGCTAGGACTGGATGGCTTTGATCCAAAGCTCGCCGCATCCGAGGATCGGGATATGTGGATTCGTGCCGCGACCTCTGCACCGGTGCTGTTGGTGCATGGTGCGCTGCATCGCAAGCGTGACCATGGATCCAATATGTCGCGTCACGCGGAACGGCAGACCTCCTGCATTTTGCGAGTTCTTGAGAAAGCCAGACAGCATCCTGACATCCACCTCACATCACAGATTTGGGCGGAAGCGGAGGCGGTGTGCCTCTTCCAGTCGGCACGCATGTATCTTGCGGCAGGGGAGAGAAAAACGGCGATCTCGCAGTGCTTGCGGTCGATGGGCCGGGCCTGGTGGCTGGCCTCTGCCGGGAATGTAGGATATCCCACTGGATTTCGTATTCGCTTTCTCCTCTTGGAACTGGGCCGGCTGATCGGCATTGGCAGGAGCCCTGCTGCGAACAGGCCTGAAGGAAGCGCGGGCAATTGGACGCCGATGAATTTGAAGACACGATGA
- a CDS encoding glycosyltransferase — protein sequence MVMQADILYSPVNDATSATGGGSMETKGGDTARASVTVIIPTYRRPDVLPRAISSAQRQTLKPAQILVVDDGSGDHSAEVAASFPTVTVLQQPNAGAANARNLGLRSCTSDYVASLDHDDAWDEGFLQAAVDALKAHQADVAWVNFRQKGKASFRNYLRKHRHLARLLGSSAHEGTTVVDHGTAVEFFLFSNGAASNSALVYRREALGSGWDPDTEVADDLRLLARLLLKKRPRCVFLWHPLWTKHEDDGGFSLSSESTVRKCLRDHLAIAQLVESNLPAQAARRWSYKTGDLRYKLAYHCLWDSNARTALEEARGAFREVGVTNHLLQLLALAFLRKSARVLRLRGKNRGASAPHLILQHNEETLTPATSDSPWLSIIIPVFEAAAKLSGTLQSIRLHEAPGVEIIIVDGSSCPKTAAVAGTYQVAHPNSLRLIAEPDTGIYDAMNKGIRQSRGDWLYFLGAGDHLLPGSLMEIQRHLPQNKRALCYGSVLWSGKIYDGPFTAAKLCWYNICHQAIFYSRQLFESLGHYDLRYPACADWEFNLRCYGTSNIPKVYIPVTVAEYESGGRSSLGDAAFERDRWKLALKHLGVITTAKMLVRTGRHKLGAVLRKLLARNREHISRASYHNCASI from the coding sequence ATGGTGATGCAGGCTGACATCCTCTACTCACCCGTCAACGACGCCACTTCGGCGACCGGTGGCGGCAGCATGGAGACGAAAGGCGGCGACACCGCTCGCGCCAGCGTCACCGTGATCATCCCCACCTACCGGCGCCCGGACGTGCTGCCCCGCGCCATCTCCAGCGCTCAGCGACAGACACTGAAGCCCGCGCAGATTCTGGTGGTGGACGATGGCTCGGGCGACCACTCAGCTGAGGTGGCAGCCAGCTTCCCTACCGTCACGGTGCTGCAGCAGCCCAATGCGGGCGCAGCGAACGCGCGCAACCTTGGTCTTCGCTCCTGCACCAGCGACTACGTCGCCTCGCTTGACCATGATGACGCATGGGATGAAGGATTTCTCCAGGCTGCGGTCGATGCTTTGAAGGCTCATCAGGCAGACGTGGCTTGGGTGAACTTCCGTCAGAAGGGAAAGGCATCCTTCCGCAACTACCTCCGGAAGCACAGGCACCTTGCCAGGCTGCTCGGCTCCAGCGCCCATGAGGGCACGACAGTTGTGGATCATGGCACGGCCGTCGAGTTCTTCCTTTTCTCCAACGGGGCGGCGTCCAACAGCGCCCTCGTCTATCGGCGGGAGGCACTCGGCAGCGGATGGGATCCGGATACGGAAGTAGCCGATGATCTACGCTTGTTAGCACGCCTCCTCTTAAAAAAGCGTCCGAGATGCGTCTTTCTTTGGCATCCCCTGTGGACCAAACATGAAGATGACGGCGGCTTCTCATTGAGTTCCGAATCGACCGTACGCAAGTGCTTGAGGGACCATCTGGCGATAGCGCAACTGGTCGAAAGCAATCTCCCGGCTCAAGCAGCCAGACGCTGGAGCTATAAGACAGGCGATCTCCGCTACAAGCTTGCCTACCATTGCCTCTGGGACTCGAACGCCAGGACCGCCCTAGAGGAAGCTCGTGGAGCATTCCGTGAAGTCGGCGTCACAAATCACCTCCTCCAGCTTCTGGCACTCGCCTTCCTTCGAAAGAGCGCCCGCGTGCTACGTCTGCGTGGCAAGAACCGGGGAGCGTCCGCACCTCACCTCATACTGCAGCACAACGAGGAAACACTGACACCTGCTACCAGCGACAGTCCTTGGCTTAGCATCATCATTCCGGTCTTTGAGGCGGCGGCGAAACTCTCCGGCACGCTCCAGTCTATCCGGCTCCACGAAGCTCCGGGAGTGGAGATCATTATTGTGGATGGAAGCTCCTGCCCCAAAACAGCGGCCGTCGCCGGCACCTATCAAGTGGCCCACCCCAACTCCCTGCGCCTCATCGCGGAGCCGGACACGGGCATCTACGACGCGATGAACAAGGGCATCCGGCAATCCCGCGGTGATTGGCTGTACTTCTTGGGAGCCGGAGATCACCTGCTACCGGGCTCACTCATGGAGATCCAGCGACATCTGCCGCAGAACAAGCGGGCGCTGTGCTATGGCAGCGTGCTGTGGAGTGGAAAAATCTATGACGGACCTTTCACAGCCGCAAAGCTGTGTTGGTATAACATCTGTCATCAGGCCATCTTTTATAGCCGCCAGCTCTTCGAATCACTGGGGCACTATGACCTCCGCTATCCCGCCTGTGCCGATTGGGAATTCAATCTGCGTTGCTACGGCACATCAAATATCCCCAAAGTTTACATTCCCGTCACCGTGGCAGAATACGAGAGCGGCGGCAGAAGCAGCTTGGGAGATGCAGCATTCGAGCGTGACCGCTGGAAACTCGCACTCAAGCATCTCGGCGTGATCACGACGGCAAAAATGCTCGTGCGCACCGGTCGGCACAAGCTTGGCGCCGTGCTGCGCAAACTCCTTGCGCGCAATCGCGAGCATATATCTCGCGCTAGTTATCACAACTGCGCATCTATCTAA
- a CDS encoding class I SAM-dependent methyltransferase: MDSSEARRHHFEVEKELATRLRNSTREERKGLAAELYSELYRRVPNHPRVARSKEKDAEERSIAAQLRLVRHALAPEVRFLEFGAGTGTFSKHVAPKVKEAIALEVCAQGSAADKAPANYRMQMHDGLVIPLPDGGIDVAFSYQVLEHLHPDDVELHFQEIARVLKPGGTYILSTPHALSGPHDVSRYFSEKLETFHLKEWTYGEMAPLMRRCGFTRIQPFLRGKTGPAYRLLLPGFRVIERALCMMPASLRTRVARKFLNNVVVCAFK, from the coding sequence ATGGATTCATCGGAGGCTCGCCGCCATCATTTTGAAGTTGAGAAGGAGCTCGCGACCCGGCTACGCAACAGCACCCGGGAGGAGCGGAAGGGTCTGGCTGCCGAGCTGTACTCCGAACTTTATCGCCGGGTTCCCAACCATCCCCGTGTGGCGCGTTCCAAGGAAAAGGACGCTGAGGAGCGTTCCATTGCCGCGCAGTTGAGGCTGGTGCGTCACGCGCTTGCTCCAGAAGTTCGTTTTCTCGAATTTGGTGCCGGCACGGGCACGTTCTCCAAACATGTCGCGCCGAAGGTGAAGGAGGCGATTGCCCTCGAAGTCTGCGCGCAGGGGAGTGCCGCCGACAAGGCCCCGGCAAACTACCGCATGCAGATGCATGACGGATTGGTGATCCCCCTTCCGGATGGCGGCATTGATGTGGCCTTCAGCTATCAGGTGCTGGAGCATCTCCACCCGGATGATGTTGAGTTACACTTCCAGGAGATTGCTCGCGTGTTGAAGCCCGGCGGGACTTACATTCTCAGTACCCCGCACGCGCTCTCCGGTCCCCATGATGTGTCGCGCTATTTCAGTGAGAAGCTTGAGACCTTTCATTTGAAGGAGTGGACCTACGGCGAGATGGCTCCGCTGATGCGCCGTTGCGGATTTACCCGTATCCAGCCATTCTTGAGGGGCAAGACAGGCCCGGCATACCGCCTGCTTCTTCCGGGATTCAGGGTCATTGAGCGAGCATTGTGCATGATGCCAGCCTCCCTGCGGACCCGTGTTGCCAGAAAGTTCCTGAACAATGTAGTTGTATGTGCTTTCAAGTGA
- a CDS encoding O-antigen ligase family protein, whose translation MPGIIGMGIVTPVMILAMATMVVRARNLNRPLKFIVTPQDWAMLAYYAFIVWTSPDPTGALKGAFPLFAFYFVTVQALDTPGRLHKYMKYWLAALVVLAAFGVGSLYGWDITGAAGMTAANKGRLAIGTWMHNNPNALGHSVILVLPMSYFLFFWRSSMTNRLIASGLSSLAFHCVMKTESKGAFLAGFIVFVLAYAFGRSKIFQILLVSAAVAGSGAVLSIMPRMAEMGSLKSDEGVQGRLLAWEIARTASRQHLFSGQGWKTFKATIRWEKMSIPKATHSSYVQVGAELGRGGIFLYMGLIWLGLKSLIRCKALDEEGERCRKCLFGLVVAYAISNWMIDRAYHTEFFFFMAGTSAFHRLYLLRKPEEVEEVKTVDQSLRPPVRALQPPIRLIPEFLPPAVAVSGPAFPRMAVSGWAMGHDPTVKRGAEPVESGPRLPRWVLRPTIVDALVAASGTWAVFAFWDYILKTMLY comes from the coding sequence ATGCCTGGGATTATAGGCATGGGCATCGTGACGCCGGTCATGATCCTGGCCATGGCAACCATGGTGGTTCGAGCCAGGAACTTGAACCGGCCCCTGAAGTTCATCGTGACTCCGCAGGACTGGGCCATGCTGGCCTACTACGCGTTTATCGTGTGGACCTCTCCGGATCCCACCGGAGCTCTCAAAGGTGCATTCCCCCTCTTTGCCTTCTATTTCGTCACGGTGCAGGCTCTGGATACACCGGGGCGGTTGCACAAGTACATGAAATACTGGCTGGCGGCGCTGGTGGTCCTTGCAGCCTTTGGTGTGGGCAGCCTTTATGGATGGGACATTACCGGTGCTGCCGGCATGACGGCGGCAAACAAGGGCCGCCTCGCGATCGGCACCTGGATGCACAACAACCCCAATGCGCTTGGGCATTCTGTCATCCTGGTCTTGCCGATGTCCTATTTCCTGTTCTTCTGGCGAAGCTCCATGACGAACCGGCTGATTGCCTCTGGGCTTTCCTCACTGGCATTTCACTGCGTCATGAAGACCGAGTCGAAGGGGGCGTTCCTGGCGGGATTCATCGTCTTCGTGCTGGCTTACGCTTTCGGGCGCTCCAAGATTTTTCAGATCCTTCTGGTGTCCGCCGCTGTGGCTGGCAGTGGTGCGGTGCTCAGCATCATGCCGCGCATGGCGGAAATGGGGAGCCTCAAGTCGGATGAAGGGGTCCAGGGCCGCTTGCTGGCTTGGGAAATTGCCCGTACCGCCAGCCGCCAGCATCTCTTCTCCGGACAAGGGTGGAAGACCTTCAAGGCGACCATTCGCTGGGAAAAGATGTCGATTCCGAAAGCGACCCACAGTTCCTATGTGCAGGTGGGCGCGGAGCTGGGGAGGGGGGGCATCTTTCTCTACATGGGACTGATCTGGCTTGGATTGAAGTCCTTGATCCGATGCAAAGCCCTCGATGAAGAAGGTGAACGATGTCGCAAGTGTCTCTTTGGCCTGGTGGTGGCGTACGCCATCTCCAACTGGATGATCGACCGTGCCTATCATACGGAGTTCTTCTTTTTCATGGCGGGGACGAGCGCCTTCCACCGTCTCTATCTGCTGCGGAAACCAGAGGAGGTTGAGGAAGTGAAGACGGTGGACCAAAGCCTGAGGCCGCCGGTACGTGCTTTGCAGCCGCCCATCCGGCTCATTCCTGAGTTTTTGCCTCCGGCAGTAGCCGTGTCAGGCCCGGCTTTTCCACGCATGGCTGTCAGTGGCTGGGCCATGGGGCACGATCCGACTGTCAAAAGGGGGGCGGAACCGGTCGAGAGTGGTCCTCGTCTGCCCAGATGGGTGCTCCGGCCCACCATCGTGGACGCGCTCGTCGCCGCCTCAGGCACCTGGGCCGTTTTTGCGTTCTGGGACTACATTCTCAAGACCATGCTCTATTGA
- a CDS encoding exopolysaccharide biosynthesis polyprenyl glycosylphosphotransferase, with protein sequence MIHSVKGKERWNATRNHFILDAAIVFAGMVAASAVRFQDFTPPVVLRYLPILLIASIAVPAILYGAGLYSVRAVHLKKRHRYFLLGLCYLAGVVVMLTFGSLDFSSRVGRGVLAISFPITFALLMAHHAFLARLTLGYRERVAVLVTGKQDYESWQQLQLLRGSAAQLIGIIDVRSPQERRDHPLESNLLGARDDLMTVVEDNNIDTVLCSGRHLKDAHLVSKLREVCFGGVRLCRIVDFFEENYHTVPVWLIDLDWLLSASSLPHRGYVRKWKRLFDIAASAIVGLFLFPFLLVAMAWVRIVSPEGPVFFRQIRCGRLGRKFEVLKLRTMRVDAESDGPKWASKNDPRVFLGGGFLRKFRIDEIPQLWNILRGDMSFVGPRPERPDFIEQLSTEIPYFRERLLVAPGLTGWAQVNYPYGATTQDARRKLEYDLYYMKHMTLTLDMFVLLDTVRIVLTGGVSQRALDDAASREAFVSRPEADNEEAQEQLAPSVV encoded by the coding sequence ATGATTCATAGCGTCAAAGGCAAAGAGCGGTGGAATGCCACCCGCAATCATTTCATCCTGGACGCCGCGATCGTCTTTGCTGGGATGGTGGCTGCGTCTGCGGTGCGCTTCCAGGACTTCACACCTCCGGTGGTGTTGCGTTACCTGCCCATCCTGCTCATTGCCTCGATTGCAGTGCCCGCCATTCTATATGGTGCAGGATTGTACTCGGTGCGTGCCGTGCACCTGAAGAAGCGGCACCGCTATTTCCTGCTGGGACTCTGCTATCTCGCCGGTGTGGTGGTGATGCTGACGTTTGGTTCGCTTGATTTCAGTTCGCGGGTAGGACGCGGGGTGCTGGCCATCAGCTTCCCGATCACGTTTGCGTTGCTCATGGCCCACCACGCCTTCCTGGCGAGGTTGACGTTGGGCTATCGCGAGAGGGTGGCGGTGCTGGTCACTGGTAAGCAGGACTATGAAAGCTGGCAACAACTGCAGCTGCTTCGCGGCAGCGCAGCGCAACTGATCGGCATCATCGACGTCCGCAGCCCACAGGAACGGCGTGACCATCCTCTGGAGAGCAACCTTCTGGGAGCCCGGGATGATCTCATGACGGTGGTGGAGGACAACAACATCGACACGGTCCTCTGTTCCGGCCGCCACCTGAAGGATGCGCATCTGGTTTCAAAACTCAGAGAGGTGTGTTTCGGCGGCGTGCGCCTGTGTCGCATCGTGGATTTCTTTGAGGAGAACTATCACACGGTGCCCGTGTGGCTCATCGATCTGGATTGGTTGCTGAGTGCCAGTTCTCTGCCTCACCGCGGTTACGTGCGGAAGTGGAAGCGCCTCTTTGATATCGCTGCCTCCGCGATCGTTGGCCTGTTTCTCTTTCCGTTTCTCCTTGTGGCGATGGCCTGGGTTCGCATTGTCTCGCCTGAGGGGCCGGTGTTCTTCAGGCAGATTCGCTGTGGCCGTTTGGGACGCAAGTTCGAGGTGTTGAAGCTGCGGACCATGAGAGTGGACGCGGAGTCCGATGGACCGAAGTGGGCCTCGAAGAACGATCCGCGTGTGTTTCTGGGGGGTGGGTTTCTGCGCAAGTTCCGCATCGATGAAATTCCGCAGCTTTGGAACATCCTCCGCGGCGACATGAGCTTTGTCGGTCCTCGTCCGGAGCGTCCGGACTTCATTGAACAACTCTCGACTGAGATCCCCTATTTCAGGGAACGCCTTCTGGTGGCCCCCGGGCTCACGGGCTGGGCACAGGTGAACTACCCGTATGGAGCCACGACGCAGGATGCACGGCGCAAGCTGGAGTACGATCTCTACTACATGAAGCACATGACGCTGACGCTCGACATGTTCGTGCTGTTGGACACGGTGCGGATTGTGCTCACTGGAGGAGTCTCCCAGCGTGCTCTGGACGATGCCGCTTCCCGTGAAGCGTTTGTGAGCCGTCCTGAAGCGGATAATGAGGAAGCGCAAGAGCAACTGGCTCCGAGTGTGGTATGA
- a CDS encoding glycosyltransferase, with protein sequence MARPVRLLEVVDSLQPGGMENVLVQVLSRYAPEQVSADVVCLVRSGPFEERLPSRTKVHVIGKKDGFDWKTVSSMRELIRRGGYDVVHTHHLGGLIFFSLACGMRKRPVLIHSEHTIWTGSDLSRKKRWQRRMLYPIASAVTTVSQQQVDQMQALGFRHRQMFPIVNGVDSARFCPAVDKVAVRRQLNLNPQARWLGMVARFGPWKRHLDLIEAFEGMAQDQSHVNLLLVGDGGPEKERVLARLETSRFRDRIHWAGFQLDPVPWYQAMDALVVSSSNEGMPNAVLEAMSCGLPMMANDVCGVREIAEDEKHGWIMDLGSVPKLEAGLRLAAVAAEQELASRGRAARLHVQNQFSMDATVGKYFDLFCQSIGKTNKTLPG encoded by the coding sequence ATGGCTAGACCTGTGCGACTGCTGGAGGTCGTGGATAGTTTGCAACCCGGCGGCATGGAGAACGTGCTCGTCCAGGTGTTGTCGCGGTATGCCCCCGAGCAAGTCTCTGCGGATGTGGTGTGTCTCGTGCGGAGCGGTCCGTTTGAAGAGCGGCTGCCATCCCGTACGAAAGTGCATGTGATTGGGAAGAAGGATGGATTCGACTGGAAGACCGTGAGCAGCATGCGCGAGCTCATCCGTCGTGGGGGCTATGATGTCGTGCACACCCACCACCTCGGCGGGCTCATTTTCTTTTCACTCGCCTGCGGCATGAGAAAGAGGCCGGTGCTGATTCACTCCGAGCACACGATCTGGACCGGCTCGGATCTCTCGCGGAAGAAGCGCTGGCAGCGTCGTATGCTGTATCCCATCGCCTCGGCGGTCACCACGGTGTCGCAGCAGCAGGTGGACCAGATGCAGGCTCTGGGATTTCGCCACCGGCAGATGTTTCCCATCGTGAATGGAGTGGATTCTGCACGATTTTGCCCCGCGGTGGACAAGGTGGCTGTGAGACGCCAGTTAAACCTCAATCCGCAAGCGCGATGGCTGGGAATGGTGGCGAGGTTTGGTCCATGGAAGCGTCACCTGGATTTGATCGAGGCGTTTGAAGGCATGGCGCAAGACCAATCCCACGTGAACTTGCTTCTCGTGGGGGATGGAGGGCCTGAAAAGGAGCGGGTGTTGGCACGGCTGGAGACGAGTCGCTTCCGTGACCGGATCCATTGGGCAGGATTCCAACTGGACCCGGTGCCGTGGTACCAGGCCATGGACGCGCTGGTGGTATCCTCGTCGAACGAAGGTATGCCCAATGCTGTTCTGGAGGCGATGTCCTGCGGGCTGCCGATGATGGCCAATGATGTGTGCGGTGTGCGGGAAATTGCTGAGGATGAGAAGCACGGTTGGATCATGGATTTGGGCAGCGTTCCAAAGCTGGAAGCTGGACTGAGGCTGGCGGCAGTAGCAGCGGAGCAGGAACTGGCGAGCCGGGGTCGTGCGGCGCGGCTGCATGTGCAAAACCAATTCTCCATGGATGCAACGGTGGGCAAATATTTTGACTTGTTTTGTCAGTCCATTGGCAAAACAAATAAAACTTTACCTGGCTAA
- a CDS encoding class I SAM-dependent methyltransferase produces MKDLVQNRQRMTLGQKLKLATLAVKENGVQWTLLLGVYGAASAVADRAFGGMQRLRAGKHIPGMNSRDMNRTIWESWNWDGGGDEWTPSPEWKDSLMRCVLAPAIPKGSAVLEIGPGAGRWTGEILKSCATYTGYDISRTCVELCSKQFADQKHASFVVTDGCSLPGAQDAATDVVWSFDVFVHINAEDVAAYLKEIHRVLKPGGQAVLHHGSKGGELGGWRSNLTTTKMRELAAEAGLEVISQVDGWQDGDVRHDAGLYEDIITTLRKPAHG; encoded by the coding sequence ATGAAGGACCTCGTACAGAACAGGCAGCGCATGACCCTGGGGCAAAAGCTCAAGCTGGCAACGCTTGCCGTGAAAGAGAATGGAGTGCAATGGACCTTGTTGCTCGGCGTATACGGAGCAGCGAGTGCGGTGGCGGACAGGGCCTTTGGTGGCATGCAACGCCTCCGCGCCGGCAAGCACATTCCCGGCATGAACAGCCGCGACATGAACCGTACCATCTGGGAGAGCTGGAACTGGGACGGAGGCGGCGATGAGTGGACCCCCAGCCCTGAATGGAAAGACAGCCTCATGCGCTGCGTGCTGGCCCCCGCCATCCCTAAAGGTTCCGCAGTGCTGGAGATAGGGCCCGGCGCCGGACGCTGGACGGGAGAGATTCTGAAGAGCTGCGCCACCTACACCGGCTACGATATCTCCCGCACGTGCGTGGAACTTTGCAGCAAGCAGTTCGCGGATCAAAAGCATGCCAGCTTTGTCGTGACGGATGGATGCTCTTTGCCAGGCGCCCAGGATGCCGCCACTGACGTGGTGTGGTCCTTCGACGTCTTCGTGCATATCAATGCAGAAGACGTGGCTGCCTATTTGAAGGAGATCCACCGCGTGCTGAAGCCGGGTGGACAGGCGGTGCTGCATCATGGCTCCAAGGGTGGCGAGCTCGGTGGCTGGAGAAGCAATCTGACCACGACAAAAATGCGCGAGCTGGCAGCAGAAGCAGGACTTGAGGTCATTTCCCAGGTGGATGGCTGGCAGGATGGCGACGTGCGTCATGATGCCGGCCTTTACGAGGACATCATCACCACCTTGAGAAAACCGGCCCATGGCTAG
- a CDS encoding GbsR/MarR family transcriptional regulator → MKSPSPASPPLSWESERRHFIEAGGNSTHAFGLGRMIGRVYALLYLTPEPLSLEEVADQLQVSKASASITLRQLESWQAVLPLNIEGDRRDFYVAQTDFSILLRKGIMPGVRKKLRSAGVQIERTLVTTTSDAGATSSNGGGASSKLTREQMTELRRRLKAAQSFHKRVDNILGSKLLSRFL, encoded by the coding sequence ATGAAGTCCCCTTCTCCTGCCTCGCCTCCACTCTCGTGGGAGTCTGAGCGGCGCCACTTCATCGAGGCCGGCGGCAACAGCACGCACGCCTTCGGACTGGGCCGAATGATTGGCCGGGTATATGCCCTGCTCTACCTGACCCCTGAGCCCCTGTCCCTGGAAGAAGTGGCGGACCAATTGCAAGTCAGCAAAGCGAGCGCCAGCATCACCCTGCGCCAGCTGGAATCCTGGCAGGCCGTGCTCCCTCTTAATATAGAAGGGGATCGGCGCGACTTCTACGTGGCCCAGACCGACTTCTCAATCCTCCTGCGCAAAGGCATCATGCCCGGCGTGCGGAAGAAACTCCGCTCCGCAGGAGTGCAAATTGAGCGAACGCTCGTGACCACCACTTCCGATGCGGGCGCCACGTCCTCCAACGGCGGCGGTGCAAGCTCCAAGCTCACTCGTGAACAGATGACCGAGCTCCGGCGCCGCCTCAAGGCCGCACAGTCCTTTCACAAGCGCGTGGACAACATTCTGGGCAGCAAACTGCTGTCCCGTTTCCTCTGA